The Dehalococcoidia bacterium genome contains a region encoding:
- a CDS encoding long-chain-fatty-acid--CoA ligase, translated as MNPAEFLTISSAVVPDREALIAADGSKRITYIEMADRVNRLANALQAMGVGVGDKVALMAVNSPEAVEAYYACAKIGACYVPLNPRAKQEEIEYMINTSEAEVLFAGDRYLPLIAQLRPRLPTLNEVIALESRPEGLKSYDQLLESYEPDEIFTEVDETEPSVLIFTSGTTAMPKGVALTYLNLSLYVMNTMSPADPTAEVESTLLSVGVFHVAGITAVMSSIWGGRRLVILPQFDPEAWLKAVQNEKVTHAFVVPTMLKRVMEHQDFEKYDLTSLQLITYGAAPMPFEVVRKAIDVFAKAAPNAGLMNAYGQTESNSTLTYLGPEDHRLDGTPEENEKKIKRLRSVGRPMDDVEIAIMDAHNRPLPPGQEGEICVMSARVMKGYLKQADATASAIVDGWLHTGDVGYLDEDGYLFITGRVKDLIIRGGENISAGEIEAVLEGHPAVEEAAVIGVPDPDWGETIKAVVVLKNGHGARDEATLQRMRAELQAYCRERLASYKMPAYITFVPELPRNPMGKVLKTELRKEHGGADNG; from the coding sequence ATGAATCCGGCCGAGTTCCTGACGATAAGCAGCGCCGTTGTGCCCGACCGTGAAGCCCTTATTGCCGCCGACGGCTCCAAGCGCATCACCTACATCGAAATGGCCGACCGCGTAAACCGCCTCGCCAACGCGCTCCAGGCCATGGGCGTGGGCGTGGGCGACAAGGTCGCCTTGATGGCCGTCAACTCCCCTGAAGCCGTCGAAGCCTACTACGCCTGCGCGAAAATCGGCGCCTGCTACGTGCCGCTGAACCCGCGGGCGAAGCAGGAAGAGATCGAGTACATGATCAACACCTCCGAGGCGGAGGTGCTCTTTGCCGGCGACCGCTATCTGCCGCTCATCGCCCAACTCCGCCCGCGGCTCCCGACCCTGAACGAGGTCATCGCCCTGGAGAGCCGGCCGGAGGGACTGAAGTCCTACGATCAGCTTCTCGAGTCCTACGAGCCGGACGAGATCTTCACCGAGGTGGACGAGACCGAGCCGAGCGTCCTGATCTTCACCTCCGGTACGACGGCGATGCCGAAGGGCGTGGCGCTCACCTACCTCAACCTCTCCCTCTACGTGATGAACACGATGAGCCCCGCCGACCCGACCGCGGAAGTCGAGTCGACGCTCCTGTCCGTGGGTGTCTTCCACGTTGCCGGCATTACGGCGGTGATGTCCTCCATCTGGGGCGGCCGGCGCCTCGTGATCCTGCCTCAGTTCGACCCCGAGGCGTGGTTGAAGGCCGTGCAGAACGAGAAGGTGACCCACGCGTTCGTGGTGCCGACGATGCTTAAGCGCGTGATGGAGCACCAGGACTTCGAGAAGTACGACCTGACCTCGCTCCAGCTGATCACGTATGGCGCCGCGCCGATGCCCTTCGAGGTGGTGCGCAAGGCCATCGATGTCTTCGCGAAGGCGGCGCCTAACGCCGGCCTCATGAACGCTTACGGGCAGACAGAGAGCAATTCCACGCTCACGTACCTCGGGCCCGAGGACCACCGCCTGGACGGCACGCCGGAGGAGAACGAGAAGAAGATCAAGCGCCTGCGCTCGGTCGGCCGCCCGATGGACGATGTCGAAATCGCCATCATGGACGCGCACAACCGGCCGTTGCCTCCCGGGCAAGAGGGTGAAATCTGCGTCATGAGCGCCCGCGTGATGAAGGGTTACCTGAAGCAGGCGGACGCCACGGCCTCGGCTATCGTCGATGGATGGCTGCACACGGGAGATGTCGGCTATCTGGACGAGGACGGCTATCTCTTCATCACCGGCCGCGTGAAGGACCTGATCATACGTGGCGGCGAGAACATCTCCGCGGGCGAGATCGAGGCCGTGCTCGAGGGGCACCCCGCCGTCGAAGAAGCGGCGGTCATAGGCGTGCCCGACCCCGATTGGGGCGAGACGATCAAGGCGGTCGTAGTGCTGAAGAACGGCCACGGCGCCCGCGACGAGGCGACGCTGCAGCGGATGCGCGCCGAGCTACAGGCTTACTGCCGCGAGAGGCTCGCGAGCTACAAGATGCCGGCGTATATCACCTTCGTACCTGAGCTGCCGCGAAACCCGATGGGTAAGGTGCTGAAGACTGAACTGCGGAAGGAACACGGCGGGGCGGACAACGGGTAA
- a CDS encoding enoyl-CoA hydratase/isomerase family protein: MFESLLFDKQEVEPRPGGCIAWITLNRPEKLNAVNLQMRDEMWTAMEWVRSDPDVGAIVLRGAGERAFSAGADITEFGTAPSYVEARRARHERDLWGLMLAIEKPMIASIRGFALGAGCEMSLCCDLRIASEDASFGLPEVKLGYIPSAGGTQLLPRTIARGNALLMILTGEPISARQALDFGLVQWVVPAGDLQARTEELARRVVARPAPAVRRAKEAVVRGLDLPLEEGVRMEWRLGRALEAVT; encoded by the coding sequence ATGTTCGAGAGCCTCCTCTTCGACAAACAAGAGGTCGAGCCCAGGCCCGGGGGCTGCATCGCCTGGATCACTCTGAACCGGCCCGAGAAGCTGAACGCCGTCAATCTTCAGATGCGCGACGAGATGTGGACGGCTATGGAGTGGGTCCGCTCCGACCCCGACGTCGGCGCAATTGTGCTGCGCGGCGCGGGCGAGCGGGCGTTTTCTGCCGGGGCCGACATAACCGAGTTCGGTACGGCGCCCTCGTACGTCGAAGCGCGGCGGGCCCGGCACGAACGTGACCTCTGGGGCCTGATGCTGGCGATCGAGAAGCCGATGATCGCGTCGATCCGCGGTTTCGCCCTCGGCGCCGGCTGCGAGATGAGCCTCTGCTGCGACCTGCGCATCGCGTCTGAAGACGCCAGCTTCGGCCTTCCGGAAGTGAAGCTGGGCTATATCCCGAGCGCGGGCGGCACGCAACTCTTGCCGCGCACCATTGCTCGTGGCAATGCGCTGCTTATGATCCTGACAGGGGAGCCGATCAGCGCCAGGCAGGCCCTGGACTTCGGGCTGGTGCAGTGGGTGGTCCCCGCTGGCGACCTCCAGGCCCGGACGGAGGAACTTGCGAGGCGCGTCGTCGCGCGGCCCGCGCCGGCCGTGCGGCGCGCGAAGGAGGCCGTCGTTAGGGGACTGGACCTGCCGCTGGAAGAAGGCGTCCGCATGGAGTGGCGGCTCGGGCGGGCGCTGGAAGCCGTGACATAA
- a CDS encoding ABC transporter ATP-binding protein — protein MDTVWAVETRQLTKVYGDRVVALSGVDLRVRPGVVYGLVGPNGAGKTTLFRILMGLQQPTAGEALVFGEKMHANAADLRRRIGFLATNPRFPRHETAIQYLRFVGEVSGLSRDEREFRVAALLRDFDLMSAAGQRIGTFSTGMTTRLGIAAAFINEPDLLIWDEPTSGLDPVGRRQVIDLIRSMDAKKTLIVSTHVLGDVDRVCHDIGVLYRGQLIYSGPIGEMKRMTHARTVELEVEGEVSRLVSRLAALERPLSPEYEEPFLRLTLSEDLPLAATLSHVLSLAAEEGVAVTSINMLGDQLEEAFLQRLEEDRRHGLQSHWRAGTFRRGGDVS, from the coding sequence GTGGATACTGTCTGGGCGGTCGAGACCCGCCAGCTGACGAAGGTGTACGGCGACCGCGTCGTGGCCCTGAGCGGCGTCGACCTGCGCGTGCGCCCCGGAGTCGTCTATGGCCTCGTCGGGCCGAACGGTGCCGGCAAGACGACGCTGTTCCGCATCCTCATGGGCCTGCAGCAACCGACGGCGGGCGAGGCGCTGGTGTTCGGCGAGAAAATGCACGCCAACGCCGCGGATCTGCGTCGCCGCATCGGCTTCCTGGCGACGAACCCGCGCTTTCCCAGGCACGAGACCGCGATTCAGTACCTGCGGTTCGTGGGTGAGGTCTCCGGCCTCAGCAGAGACGAGCGCGAGTTCCGCGTCGCCGCACTGCTGCGCGACTTCGACCTCATGAGTGCCGCCGGCCAGCGCATCGGCACGTTTTCGACCGGTATGACGACGCGCCTGGGCATTGCCGCTGCCTTCATCAACGAGCCCGACCTCCTCATCTGGGACGAGCCGACCAGCGGCCTCGACCCGGTGGGGCGCCGGCAGGTCATCGACCTCATCCGCTCGATGGACGCGAAGAAGACGCTGATCGTGAGCACGCACGTCCTCGGCGACGTCGACCGCGTCTGTCACGACATTGGCGTGCTGTACCGCGGGCAGCTCATTTACTCCGGCCCGATCGGCGAGATGAAGCGCATGACGCACGCCCGCACCGTGGAATTGGAGGTGGAGGGCGAGGTGAGCAGGCTCGTCAGCCGCCTGGCCGCGCTGGAAAGGCCCCTTTCGCCCGAGTACGAAGAGCCGTTCCTGAGGCTGACGCTGTCGGAGGACCTGCCGCTGGCCGCGACGCTCTCGCACGTGCTCTCGCTCGCGGCCGAGGAAGGCGTGGCTGTGACCTCGATCAACATGCTGGGCGACCAGTTGGAGGAGGCGTTCCTGCAACGGCTCGAGGAGGACCGCCGCCACGGTCTGCAGTCGCACTGGCGCGCCGGGACGTTCAGGAGGGGCGGCGATGTCTCTTAG